A genomic window from Sphingobacterium spiritivorum includes:
- a CDS encoding tetratricopeptide repeat protein, with product MDVNLSNSFDLKSSWTKRIGKILLLLLFFSTLNQWYFLPWSYLQLGQPNLLFGTLLLALCLFSSKELSFNQLDFFLLVLLCITILNQIQNPDFSYQDAISGVQLYVLYFLIKQNREWLTMKVVAWILLIIDCYILVHLIVTERIFYHLSYETFGLFENHTILAIFLAVSLPFVATVFNRPFWKFLVLITINAIVLSYSRTAFAALFISFIGYHILWNYKAKFNYILLILLVLCIILLFAYNVDSVYGRLLIWKICISEINYGSLVLGNGSGFLQNHYLDLQSSYFSIQRPLNEQLLAGQVHSPFNEGLRILIEHGIFVFGLVLYLIVAMYRQMFSNLFRYSTTFIGFSTFVIISAFSYPLSSSSVQLILVITLAFVNPSIHSSFRLEPFKFKGILNISLLVLVGFVVYYSANEMKYLRKWVKLRNSNYQTYNESLYLETAISLYPKIKDYPKIAHEYANTLYQIGLYADALEVANAAKELYSNLQITMLLAVIHEKLGNQRKAEAYLKSSIAMVPKLYYPKYLLFKFYQKNHQHIQAKEWATLISKFPIKVDSKEVQQMKQETKEYLLTKSH from the coding sequence ATGGATGTAAACCTGAGCAATAGTTTTGACCTGAAATCATCGTGGACAAAACGAATTGGAAAAATTTTACTTTTACTTCTATTTTTCTCCACCTTAAATCAGTGGTATTTTTTGCCATGGTCTTACCTGCAACTAGGCCAGCCAAATCTCTTATTTGGAACACTATTACTTGCGCTTTGTTTGTTCAGCAGTAAAGAGCTATCATTTAATCAACTTGATTTCTTTTTACTTGTTCTACTATGTATAACGATATTAAACCAAATTCAAAACCCGGATTTCTCTTACCAGGATGCCATTTCCGGAGTACAACTATATGTACTTTACTTCCTGATAAAACAAAATAGAGAGTGGCTAACGATGAAGGTAGTAGCCTGGATATTGTTGATTATAGATTGCTATATCCTAGTTCATCTTATTGTTACCGAGCGCATATTTTATCATTTATCTTATGAAACATTTGGTCTATTTGAGAATCACACTATTCTTGCAATTTTCCTGGCTGTATCACTTCCCTTTGTTGCGACTGTCTTTAATAGACCGTTTTGGAAATTTCTTGTATTAATAACAATTAATGCCATTGTACTTTCTTATTCAAGAACCGCTTTTGCTGCCTTGTTTATTTCATTTATTGGTTATCATATATTATGGAATTATAAGGCTAAGTTCAACTACATATTATTAATCCTGCTTGTCTTATGCATAATTCTATTATTTGCATATAATGTAGATTCCGTATATGGAAGACTTTTAATCTGGAAAATATGCATATCAGAGATTAATTACGGTTCACTAGTCCTTGGAAATGGTAGCGGTTTTTTACAAAATCATTACCTCGATTTACAAAGCTCCTATTTTTCTATACAAAGGCCACTAAACGAACAATTATTGGCTGGTCAGGTTCACAGTCCCTTTAATGAGGGTTTAAGAATTCTTATAGAGCACGGAATATTCGTTTTTGGATTAGTTTTGTATCTGATTGTTGCAATGTATCGTCAAATGTTCAGTAACCTATTTAGATACAGTACAACCTTCATTGGCTTTAGCACATTTGTAATAATTTCTGCTTTTTCATACCCGTTGTCTTCGTCTTCTGTACAGTTGATTTTGGTGATAACTTTAGCTTTCGTAAATCCAAGTATACATTCATCCTTTCGATTAGAACCTTTTAAATTTAAAGGAATTCTGAATATTTCCCTCCTTGTATTAGTGGGCTTTGTAGTCTATTATTCTGCTAATGAAATGAAATACTTAAGGAAGTGGGTTAAACTGAGAAATAGCAATTATCAAACTTATAATGAAAGTCTGTATCTGGAAACCGCAATTTCATTATATCCAAAGATTAAGGACTATCCCAAAATCGCCCATGAATATGCAAATACATTGTACCAAATAGGATTATATGCTGATGCACTTGAGGTTGCTAATGCCGCAAAAGAGCTTTATTCAAACCTTCAAATTACTATGCTGTTGGCGGTAATTCATGAAAAGCTGGGAAACCAACGGAAAGCTGAGGCTTACTTAAAGAGCTCTATTGCAATGGTTCCCAAGTTATATTATCCAAAGTACTTGCTTTTTAAATTCTATCAAAAAAATCATCAGCATATACAGGCTAAAGAATGGGCTACATTAATCAGCAAGTTTCCAATAAAGGTTGATAGCAAAGAAGTTCAACAGATGAAACAAGAAACAAAAGAATATTTATTAACTAAATCACATTAA
- a CDS encoding ubiquinone-dependent pyruvate dehydrogenase produces MAKIVADQLVEMLVQAGVKRVYAVTGDSLNFFNEAIRKDGRIKWIHVRHEEVGAYAAAAEAELDGIACCAGSCGPGHVHLINGMYDAHKSHVPMLVIASTINTHEMGMDYFQETNTIKLFDDCSCYNQLITTAEQAPRIIQTAIQHAISKKGVAVIGLPGDVSELKAVDTETSTQIFRCNPTIRPSEDELLKLANLINSSRCTTIYCGIGAEGAHEQVVQLSHHLKAPVGYSFRGKMGIQHHNPNEIGMTGLLGMPSAYQSMHDSDLVILLGTDFPYENFMPVDNKIIQIDTNAERLGRRAKLDLGLIGDIKDTIVALLPLLNEKLDDSFLKSQLDFYEKVKENMHTYINAKGDEDTIQPEYLAHIIDTKADEDAIFTVDTGMTCVWGARFITATGKRKMLGSFNHGSMANAMPMAIGAALAYPDRQVIAMCGDGGLSMLLGDLATIRQYNIPVKIVVFNNRSLGMVKLEMQVTGLMDNETDMINPDFAMIAEAMGFRGITVRNPDEVSGAIDAALLHPGPVLLNVFTNPSALAMPPKVNLDQMFGMAKSMTKLMLGGKMQEVFDTIKSNYKHLKEL; encoded by the coding sequence ATGGCAAAGATTGTAGCCGATCAATTAGTGGAGATGCTCGTGCAAGCGGGTGTAAAAAGAGTATATGCAGTTACGGGAGATAGTCTCAATTTTTTTAATGAGGCTATTCGTAAAGATGGACGTATCAAATGGATTCATGTACGACATGAAGAAGTAGGGGCGTATGCCGCTGCTGCTGAAGCAGAACTGGATGGCATTGCCTGCTGTGCGGGTAGCTGCGGTCCCGGACATGTGCACCTTATCAACGGAATGTATGATGCACATAAATCGCATGTTCCTATGCTGGTTATTGCCTCTACTATCAATACGCATGAGATGGGAATGGATTATTTTCAGGAAACAAATACCATTAAATTATTTGACGATTGCAGTTGCTATAATCAGCTTATCACAACTGCAGAACAGGCTCCACGAATTATCCAGACGGCTATTCAGCATGCGATCAGTAAAAAAGGAGTCGCTGTAATCGGTTTGCCGGGAGATGTCAGTGAACTGAAGGCCGTGGATACAGAGACATCCACACAGATTTTCCGTTGCAATCCAACTATCCGCCCTTCAGAAGATGAACTCTTAAAACTGGCTAATCTGATAAATTCAAGCAGATGTACTACTATTTACTGTGGTATTGGAGCAGAAGGCGCACATGAACAGGTTGTGCAGCTGTCTCATCACCTGAAAGCTCCTGTAGGGTATTCTTTCCGCGGGAAGATGGGTATACAACATCATAATCCGAATGAGATCGGTATGACGGGTCTGTTGGGGATGCCTTCCGCCTATCAGAGTATGCATGATTCCGATTTAGTGATTCTGCTAGGAACGGACTTTCCGTATGAAAATTTTATGCCTGTTGATAATAAAATCATTCAGATCGATACCAATGCAGAACGTCTCGGACGACGTGCAAAACTGGATTTGGGATTGATCGGTGATATCAAAGATACCATTGTGGCACTTCTGCCTTTACTGAATGAAAAGCTGGATGATAGTTTTTTGAAAAGTCAGCTTGATTTTTATGAAAAAGTAAAGGAGAATATGCATACATACATCAATGCAAAAGGAGACGAAGATACCATTCAACCGGAATATCTGGCGCATATCATTGATACAAAAGCTGATGAAGATGCTATTTTTACGGTAGATACGGGGATGACCTGTGTATGGGGAGCTCGCTTTATAACGGCTACAGGTAAACGCAAAATGCTGGGATCCTTTAATCACGGATCGATGGCCAATGCGATGCCTATGGCTATAGGAGCTGCTCTGGCTTATCCGGATCGTCAGGTAATTGCTATGTGCGGGGACGGAGGTTTATCTATGTTATTGGGAGATCTCGCTACTATACGGCAGTATAATATTCCGGTCAAGATTGTCGTCTTCAATAACAGATCTCTTGGTATGGTCAAACTGGAAATGCAGGTAACAGGTCTGATGGATAACGAAACCGATATGATCAATCCCGACTTTGCAATGATTGCAGAAGCGATGGGCTTCAGAGGGATAACAGTACGTAATCCTGATGAAGTGAGCGGAGCTATAGATGCCGCATTATTGCACCCCGGACCTGTATTGCTAAATGTATTTACCAATCCAAGTGCGCTGGCGATGCCTCCTAAGGTGAATCTGGATCAGATGTTTGGAATGGCAAAATCTATGACAAAACTGATGTTAGGAGGGAAGATGCAGGAGGTATTTGATACGATAAAATCTAACTATAAACATCTTAAGGAATTGTAG
- the mgtE gene encoding magnesium transporter: MDQNNLLHPADIAEQLAELTGRELYEEFSVYPLDIRLEIFSFFDSASQYELIKQLSEKELSEFLNNLKPDLRNELFYQLPDEMIKYLINLLNEREKQMALELIGYKEDSIARLMTPMYVQVRLHYTVADVFRHIKLFGRKAETLNFVYVVDGQNVLIDDLKIGQLLLADENTKISELVDYNFAAIRASTPMEEAFEIFQKYDRSALPIITDSGVLVGIVTFDDMLDRIEDRDTEDIHRFGGMDELDLAYTKTPLLELVRKRAGWLIILFLSEMLTASAMSYYDGEIAKAVVLALFVPLIISSGGNSGSQAASLIIRAMALGELKLKDWWYVMKREISSGIILGAILGSIGFIRILLWQQLGIYDYGEYWFYIGLSVSISLLFIVLWGTLSGSFIPFILRRLGMDPATASAPFVATLVDVSGLIIYFSIAAFFLSGKLL; the protein is encoded by the coding sequence ATGGATCAAAATAACCTACTTCATCCTGCAGATATTGCAGAACAACTGGCAGAGTTAACCGGAAGAGAACTGTATGAGGAGTTTTCAGTCTATCCTCTGGATATCCGGCTGGAAATTTTCTCTTTTTTCGATAGTGCTTCCCAATATGAGCTGATAAAACAATTATCAGAAAAAGAACTATCCGAATTTCTGAATAATCTAAAGCCGGATCTTCGTAATGAGCTGTTTTACCAGCTGCCCGATGAAATGATCAAGTATCTGATCAACCTCCTCAATGAGCGGGAAAAGCAGATGGCACTGGAGCTAATTGGTTATAAGGAAGATAGCATTGCGCGGCTTATGACGCCGATGTATGTACAGGTCAGGCTGCATTATACTGTAGCTGACGTATTCCGGCACATTAAACTTTTCGGCAGAAAAGCAGAAACACTGAATTTTGTATATGTAGTAGACGGGCAGAATGTGCTGATCGATGATCTCAAGATCGGTCAGTTGCTGCTGGCTGATGAAAATACAAAAATCTCCGAATTGGTAGACTACAACTTTGCTGCAATCCGGGCCTCGACACCCATGGAAGAAGCATTCGAGATTTTTCAAAAGTATGACCGGAGTGCACTGCCAATTATTACAGATAGTGGTGTATTGGTCGGTATTGTGACCTTTGATGATATGTTGGATCGTATAGAAGACCGTGATACGGAAGATATTCATCGCTTCGGAGGTATGGATGAACTGGATCTGGCCTATACTAAGACTCCTTTGCTGGAACTGGTGCGTAAGCGCGCAGGCTGGTTGATTATCCTTTTTCTGAGTGAAATGTTAACGGCTTCAGCCATGAGTTACTATGACGGAGAGATTGCGAAAGCTGTAGTGCTGGCATTATTTGTGCCGCTTATCATATCTTCCGGTGGAAATTCAGGGTCTCAGGCAGCATCACTCATTATACGTGCAATGGCACTTGGGGAACTGAAGCTGAAAGACTGGTGGTACGTCATGAAGAGAGAAATTTCGTCCGGTATTATTCTAGGCGCTATACTGGGTTCTATAGGATTTATCCGGATTTTACTCTGGCAGCAACTTGGTATATATGACTACGGTGAATACTGGTTTTATATCGGTTTGAGTGTATCCATATCTTTATTGTTTATTGTATTATGGGGTACATTGTCCGGATCTTTTATTCCATTTATCTTACGAAGACTCGGAATGGACCCGGCTACTGCTTCGGCTCCTTTTGTCGCTACATTAGTCGATGTATCCGGTCTTATCATCTATTTTTCTATTGCTGCATTCTTTCTCAGCGGCAAATTATTGTAA
- the pepE gene encoding dipeptidase PepE, translating into MEIGKNIRLMVISTSTVYGSDFLVYIRDRIADFIGEKQILFIPYARPSGISYDDYTSKVSQAMASLGIAVRGIHEFENPAQAIRETSSIFTGGGNTFLLLKTLQEKGLLSVLKEEIEKGKPYVGTSAGSNLTGLTISTTNDMPIVYPLGFDALQILPFNINPHYLDPDPNSTHKGETRETRIQEFHVYNAQPVLGIREGSWLEVENGQVILAGNLTARLFRQGATPVELSPGQIDF; encoded by the coding sequence ATGGAAATTGGAAAGAATATACGCCTGATGGTGATCAGCACAAGTACAGTATATGGAAGTGATTTTTTGGTTTATATACGCGATAGAATAGCGGATTTTATAGGAGAAAAGCAAATTTTGTTTATTCCATATGCCCGTCCGTCCGGAATTTCATATGATGATTATACTTCCAAGGTGAGTCAGGCTATGGCATCTTTAGGTATTGCTGTAAGAGGTATTCATGAGTTTGAAAATCCTGCACAAGCTATACGTGAGACTTCTTCCATTTTTACAGGTGGCGGGAATACGTTTTTATTACTGAAGACTTTGCAGGAAAAGGGATTACTGTCGGTATTGAAGGAAGAGATTGAAAAGGGGAAACCTTATGTCGGTACTTCTGCCGGATCTAATCTGACTGGATTAACCATCAGTACGACCAATGATATGCCGATTGTCTATCCGCTGGGATTCGATGCTTTGCAGATTCTGCCGTTTAATATCAATCCGCATTATCTGGATCCGGATCCGAACTCTACCCACAAAGGAGAAACCCGTGAGACCCGTATTCAGGAGTTTCATGTCTATAATGCACAACCTGTCCTAGGTATACGGGAAGGAAGCTGGCTGGAGGTGGAGAACGGACAAGTCATACTTGCCGGAAATCTGACAGCCAGACTTTTCAGACAGGGAGCAACGCCTGTGGAACTCTCTCCCGGACAGATTGATTTTTAG
- a CDS encoding SPFH domain-containing protein: protein MEKLIKPISGFLALLIAVACFALAIYCIVLAKDNPSFGFLSALLFIVFAFTLKGLMIISPNHSRVLSFFGRYVGTVKENGLFFINPLYSSIKVSLRSDNLQGQTLKVNDKMGNPIEIGAVIVWQVGDTYKASFDVTNYTSYVRTQSEAAVRHLAGSFPYDNLEDEEASITLREGGDTVNHILEQELTDRLAPAGIVIKEARISHLAYASEIAGAMLQRQQATAIVAARAKIVEGAVGMVEMALHKLSEKDIVELDNEKKAAMVSNLMVVLCGEKAASPIVNAGTLYQ from the coding sequence ATGGAAAAGTTAATCAAACCTATTTCGGGCTTTTTAGCATTATTAATTGCAGTAGCATGTTTCGCCCTTGCCATATATTGTATTGTTCTGGCCAAGGACAATCCGAGTTTTGGATTTCTAAGTGCATTGTTGTTTATCGTTTTTGCTTTTACGCTTAAAGGTCTGATGATTATCAGCCCTAATCACTCCCGTGTACTGAGTTTTTTTGGCAGATATGTAGGAACGGTAAAAGAAAATGGCTTGTTTTTTATTAATCCTTTGTATTCCAGTATCAAAGTGAGTCTTCGATCCGACAACTTGCAGGGGCAGACCCTGAAGGTTAATGATAAAATGGGCAATCCTATTGAGATCGGAGCTGTAATTGTGTGGCAGGTAGGAGATACCTATAAGGCTTCTTTTGATGTAACGAACTACACTTCATATGTTCGTACGCAGAGCGAAGCGGCTGTGCGTCATCTGGCCGGAAGTTTTCCGTATGATAATCTTGAAGATGAAGAGGCTTCCATTACACTTCGTGAAGGTGGGGATACGGTCAATCATATTTTAGAACAGGAATTGACCGATCGTCTGGCTCCTGCCGGGATTGTGATTAAAGAGGCCCGGATCAGTCACCTGGCCTATGCTTCAGAGATTGCGGGAGCAATGTTGCAACGTCAGCAGGCAACAGCTATCGTGGCGGCCAGAGCTAAGATTGTAGAAGGTGCTGTAGGTATGGTAGAAATGGCACTTCATAAGCTTTCGGAGAAGGATATTGTAGAGTTAGACAATGAGAAAAAAGCAGCGATGGTCAGTAATCTAATGGTGGTACTTTGCGGTGAAAAGGCAGCCTCTCCAATAGTCAACGCAGGTACTTTGTATCAATAA
- a CDS encoding cation diffusion facilitator family transporter, whose product MAIEVIGGLITNSLALLADAGHMLSDAISLFIALMAFTFSNKVADYGKTYGYKRFEILAAVINGATLILISAYIIYEAVERFQNPPEIASGGMLIIAFIGLLINVLVAWIMMRGADVKENLNMRGAYLHVLSDMLGSVGAIIAALLIMFFGWGWADPLASIIVSLLVLRSGYIVTKSAIHVLMEGTPNNVEVEKVTKKMLSTQGIDNIHDLHIWTITSGLNALTCHAVVNEKMTIEESEKMLRKIEHDLEHLNIHHVTIQLETSANQHDNSVLCNIKAEPTAHEHHH is encoded by the coding sequence ATGGCAATAGAGGTTATTGGTGGATTGATTACAAATAGCCTTGCCTTATTAGCAGATGCAGGACATATGTTGAGTGATGCCATTTCACTATTCATTGCTCTGATGGCTTTTACATTCAGCAACAAAGTAGCTGATTATGGAAAAACATATGGCTACAAACGATTTGAAATATTGGCTGCAGTCATCAATGGCGCAACTTTAATTCTGATTTCAGCTTATATTATATATGAAGCTGTTGAACGCTTCCAAAACCCGCCAGAGATTGCTTCAGGAGGAATGCTCATAATTGCATTTATAGGCTTATTGATAAATGTACTTGTGGCGTGGATAATGATGCGTGGTGCGGATGTCAAGGAAAATCTCAATATGCGGGGAGCATACCTGCACGTACTAAGTGACATGCTGGGATCGGTTGGTGCTATCATTGCTGCATTACTTATTATGTTTTTTGGATGGGGATGGGCTGATCCGCTGGCAAGTATTATCGTTTCTCTACTGGTATTACGAAGCGGTTACATAGTTACCAAATCAGCAATACATGTTCTTATGGAAGGCACTCCGAATAATGTTGAAGTTGAAAAGGTAACAAAAAAAATGCTGAGTACTCAAGGTATTGACAATATACATGACCTGCACATATGGACAATCACAAGCGGTCTAAACGCATTAACCTGCCACGCTGTAGTAAATGAAAAAATGACAATTGAAGAAAGCGAAAAAATGCTTCGTAAAATAGAACACGATTTGGAACACTTAAACATTCATCATGTAACTATTCAGTTGGAAACATCCGCTAACCAACATGATAACTCAGTACTGTGTAATATCAAAGCAGAACCTACAGCTCACGAACATCATCATTGA
- a CDS encoding DNA-deoxyinosine glycosylase, protein MLKESFPPVCGLSPKFLILGSLPGDKSLGQQQYYAHPQNRFWKLLFHLMEKEYESDYSKRIQFLEDHHIALWDTCASAIRPGSMDTAILSELPNDIISLLQHVPSIQHVIFNGNKAKQLYDRYHKRLAQISYHSLPSTSPANARFSFDKLVDSWSILKSV, encoded by the coding sequence ATGCTAAAAGAATCTTTTCCTCCTGTCTGTGGTCTTTCCCCAAAATTTTTAATTCTGGGTTCTTTACCCGGAGATAAATCCCTGGGGCAGCAGCAATACTACGCACATCCGCAAAACCGGTTCTGGAAATTATTATTTCATCTTATGGAAAAAGAATACGAATCTGATTATTCCAAACGCATTCAGTTTCTGGAAGATCATCATATTGCACTCTGGGACACCTGTGCTTCAGCAATACGTCCGGGAAGTATGGATACCGCTATACTTTCAGAACTCCCTAACGATATTATCAGTCTTTTACAACATGTACCTTCTATACAACATGTTATTTTTAACGGTAATAAAGCAAAGCAATTGTATGATAGATATCATAAGAGACTTGCGCAGATATCTTATCACAGCCTGCCCAGTACCAGCCCTGCAAATGCCAGGTTCTCCTTTGACAAACTGGTAGACTCCTGGTCAATACTCAAATCCGTTTAA
- a CDS encoding AIR synthase related protein yields the protein MSDLKYNQRGVSAGKEDVHNAIKNIDKGLFPKAFCKIIPDILAGDEEWCNIMHADGAGTKSSLAYVYWKQTGDASVWRGIAQDAIIMNLDDLLCVGATDNILLSSTIGRNKNLIPGEVIAEIINGTEEILSELRNMGIGIYSTGGETADVGDIVRTIIVDSTVTCRMPRNNVISNHNIKSGNVIVGLASYGQATYEKEYNGGMGSNGLTSARHDVFHKAIAEQYPESFDPAVPYDLVFAGGKGLTDPVEIGNGESITAGKLVLSPTRTYAPVIKTILDKYRSQIDGMVHCSGGAQTKVLHFVDNVHVIKDNLFPIPPLFDLIQKESKTDWQEMYKVFNMGHRMELYVSEDIAQDIITISESFGIPAQIVGHVEEASGKKVTIHSPYGTFEYE from the coding sequence ATGTCAGATTTAAAATACAACCAAAGAGGTGTGTCCGCAGGTAAAGAGGATGTACACAATGCAATCAAAAACATTGATAAAGGATTATTTCCTAAAGCTTTTTGTAAAATCATCCCTGATATTCTGGCTGGTGATGAGGAATGGTGTAATATAATGCATGCAGACGGTGCAGGTACAAAATCTTCATTGGCGTATGTATACTGGAAGCAAACAGGAGATGCTTCTGTTTGGAGAGGTATTGCACAGGATGCTATCATTATGAATCTTGACGACCTGCTCTGCGTAGGTGCAACAGATAATATCCTGTTGTCTTCTACTATCGGAAGAAATAAAAACCTGATCCCGGGAGAAGTGATTGCGGAAATCATCAACGGAACGGAAGAAATACTTTCTGAACTGCGTAATATGGGTATCGGTATTTACTCGACAGGCGGAGAGACTGCAGATGTAGGCGATATTGTGCGTACGATTATTGTTGACAGTACTGTTACTTGCCGTATGCCTCGTAATAACGTAATTTCTAATCATAACATCAAATCTGGAAATGTAATCGTCGGACTTGCTTCATACGGACAGGCAACTTACGAAAAAGAATATAACGGCGGGATGGGTTCCAATGGACTGACATCCGCCCGTCATGATGTATTTCATAAAGCAATTGCCGAACAATATCCGGAAAGCTTTGACCCTGCTGTTCCTTATGATCTGGTATTTGCCGGTGGTAAAGGATTAACAGATCCTGTTGAAATAGGCAACGGAGAAAGCATCACAGCCGGTAAACTGGTTTTATCACCGACCCGTACATATGCTCCGGTTATCAAGACTATTTTAGATAAGTATCGTTCGCAAATCGATGGAATGGTACATTGCTCAGGCGGTGCACAAACCAAAGTATTACACTTTGTGGATAATGTGCATGTTATCAAAGATAATCTGTTCCCTATTCCACCACTGTTTGATCTGATACAGAAAGAATCAAAAACAGACTGGCAGGAGATGTATAAGGTTTTCAATATGGGACACCGCATGGAATTGTACGTTTCTGAAGACATTGCTCAGGATATTATTACGATATCTGAATCATTTGGTATCCCTGCGCAGATTGTAGGCCATGTAGAGGAGGCTTCAGGCAAAAAAGTAACGATCCACTCTCCTTACGGAACATTTGAATACGAATAA
- a CDS encoding ATP-dependent zinc protease family protein produces the protein MAEMRTIGWYETVDLPELGLYNFKAKIDTGARTSVLHCEEYHIEEENGHKFIQCTIIDDFETESTRVIRFPIVRQGVVKSSFGHSEIRYMIFTKIKLFDQLYNIKLSFRNRSGMKFPMLLGRNFISKKFLVDVSKYNLSESSSL, from the coding sequence ATGGCTGAAATGCGAACCATAGGTTGGTATGAAACGGTAGATCTGCCGGAACTTGGCTTGTACAATTTTAAGGCAAAAATCGATACAGGTGCCCGTACTTCTGTTCTTCATTGTGAAGAATATCATATTGAAGAAGAAAACGGACACAAATTTATACAATGCACGATCATCGACGATTTTGAGACAGAGAGCACGCGTGTCATCCGATTTCCGATAGTACGCCAGGGAGTTGTAAAAAGCTCTTTTGGACATTCAGAGATCAGGTATATGATCTTTACTAAGATTAAACTCTTCGATCAACTATATAATATTAAACTTTCATTCCGTAATCGTTCGGGGATGAAATTTCCAATGCTTCTTGGGCGAAATTTTATAAGCAAAAAATTCCTTGTAGACGTTTCAAAATACAACCTCTCAGAAAGCTCTTCCTTATAA
- the rimK gene encoding 30S ribosomal protein S6--L-glutamate ligase — protein sequence MKIAILSTNKSLYSTRRLVEAAEKRGHECVVMDHSKCYVGIRQDSPSIHYRGQEIGPIDAIIPRIGSSVTFYGSAIVRQFEVMGVISANPSQAITRSRDKLRCMQILSGAGIGLPVTGFARTISDVDDLISMVGGAPLVIKLLEGTQGIGVVLAETKKAASSVIEAFYGLGNNILVQEFIKESKGTDIRAFVVGGKVVGAMKRTAKEGEFRSNIHRGGSAEVIKLTKKEKDTAIAAAAELGLTVCGVDMIPSERGPLVLEVNSSPGLEGIEKATKKDIAGEIIMYLERQYELKKVSKPEVRKKKKESKL from the coding sequence GTGAAAATCGCTATTCTTTCAACTAATAAATCTTTGTATTCCACACGAAGACTCGTGGAGGCTGCTGAGAAAAGAGGGCATGAGTGTGTGGTCATGGATCACAGCAAATGTTACGTAGGCATCCGCCAGGACAGCCCAAGCATTCATTATCGTGGTCAGGAGATCGGCCCTATCGATGCGATTATTCCGCGGATAGGTTCTTCTGTTACCTTTTATGGATCTGCTATTGTACGTCAATTTGAGGTAATGGGTGTTATTTCAGCCAACCCAAGTCAGGCTATTACCCGTTCCCGGGACAAGCTGCGTTGTATGCAGATTCTTTCCGGTGCCGGTATCGGACTTCCGGTGACAGGATTTGCACGAACGATCTCCGATGTAGATGACCTGATAAGCATGGTCGGTGGCGCGCCGCTTGTCATCAAATTGCTTGAAGGAACACAAGGAATAGGTGTCGTACTTGCTGAAACCAAAAAAGCGGCTTCATCTGTAATTGAAGCATTCTATGGGTTAGGAAATAATATTCTCGTTCAGGAATTCATCAAAGAATCCAAGGGGACTGACATACGTGCCTTCGTCGTTGGAGGAAAAGTTGTCGGAGCCATGAAAAGAACAGCCAAAGAGGGTGAGTTCCGGTCGAATATCCACAGAGGCGGAAGTGCTGAAGTTATCAAACTGACAAAAAAAGAAAAAGACACAGCCATAGCTGCTGCCGCTGAATTAGGTCTGACCGTCTGCGGAGTGGATATGATACCATCAGAAAGAGGCCCGCTGGTACTGGAAGTCAATTCAAGCCCCGGACTGGAAGGTATAGAAAAAGCGACCAAAAAAGATATCGCAGGTGAGATCATTATGTATCTGGAAAGACAGTATGAACTCAAAAAGGTTTCAAAACCCGAAGTGCGCAAAAAGAAAAAAGAAAGTAAACTCTAG